The sequence TTTCGGGACGGCTTTGCGAACCGATGGATATTCGCGTCGCCCCACGTCTTCAGCGCCTGCAGGACCGGGGTCATGCTGCGCCCGAGCTCGGAAAGGCTGTATTCCACCTTTGGAGGCACCTGGGCGTACACGGTCCGCTCGATCAGCCCGTCCATCTCCAATTCGCGCAACTGGTTGGTCAGCGTGCGCTGCGTCGCGCCCGGAATCTGACGCCGCAGTTCGTTGAAGCGGGCGGTCCCGTTCAGCAGGTGGAAGAGGATCACGCACTTCCATTTGCCGTCGATGAGGCTGATGGCGGCCTCGACGGCGCAACCAGGCGCGCAGTCGAAGTTCGAGTGGCGCGGCTTGACCAAGACGGTATCC is a genomic window of Phenylobacterium montanum containing:
- a CDS encoding winged helix-turn-helix transcriptional regulator gives rise to the protein MVKPRHSNFDCAPGCAVEAAISLIDGKWKCVILFHLLNGTARFNELRRQIPGATQRTLTNQLRELEMDGLIERTVYAQVPPKVEYSLSELGRSMTPVLQALKTWGDANIHRFAKPSRKAA